One segment of Candidatus Nitrospira nitrosa DNA contains the following:
- a CDS encoding IS30 family transposase, whose translation MPYQHLTLEERSMMAPMRMLGWSIRSIAAQLGRAPSTISRELRRNGDGSGAYAGYWAHCDAQRRRRNIRRSHLTSGMLATYVQEKLQCRWSPEQIAHRVRVDYPHATQMRISHQTIYTWLAADHRTGGSWSRYLRHHCRRRKRYGSGPRAPRLKGRVSLAERPAIAQRRGRLGDWEGDLVVGRGQRGFVATHVDRRSRFLLAAKVSRRTATEVTVATRKLLHPLPAHVRRTLTVDNGSEWASFRCLQRTLGLQVYFAAPYAAWERGTNENTNGLLRDYFPKQTDFSTITAHRLASVVEELNNRPRKCLAYRTPAEVFARAAGVALQP comes from the coding sequence ATGCCCTATCAGCACCTCACCTTGGAAGAACGGTCAATGATGGCCCCGATGCGAATGCTTGGCTGGTCTATTCGGTCCATTGCAGCCCAGCTCGGGCGAGCGCCGAGTACCATCAGCCGGGAACTGCGACGGAACGGTGATGGAAGTGGAGCCTATGCTGGGTACTGGGCCCATTGCGATGCGCAGCGCCGTCGCCGTAACATTCGGCGGTCACATCTGACGAGTGGTATGCTGGCAACTTATGTCCAAGAGAAGCTGCAGTGCCGCTGGTCGCCCGAACAGATTGCTCACCGTGTGCGGGTTGACTATCCCCACGCCACTCAGATGCGGATCAGCCATCAAACGATCTATACATGGTTGGCAGCTGATCACCGCACGGGAGGATCTTGGTCGCGGTACCTCCGCCACCATTGTCGGCGTCGGAAACGCTACGGGAGTGGGCCGCGTGCTCCACGCCTCAAAGGACGCGTGTCTCTCGCCGAGCGACCGGCCATTGCACAACGCCGAGGACGCCTGGGAGATTGGGAAGGGGATCTCGTGGTCGGTCGAGGCCAGCGCGGCTTCGTGGCTACGCACGTGGACCGGCGCAGTCGCTTTCTTCTGGCGGCCAAGGTGTCACGCCGGACTGCTACAGAGGTCACGGTGGCCACGCGGAAACTTCTGCACCCGCTTCCAGCGCATGTACGGCGGACCCTCACCGTGGATAACGGGAGTGAATGGGCGTCGTTTCGCTGTCTTCAACGGACCCTGGGGCTCCAGGTGTACTTTGCCGCTCCCTATGCGGCATGGGAACGTGGGACGAATGAGAACACCAACGGCTTATTACGCGATTATTTCCCGAAACAGACAGATTTCTCGACGATCACGGCACACCGACTTGCGTCGGTCGTGGAGGAATTGAATAATCGACCCCGGAAATGCCTCGCCTATCGGACCCCAGCCGAAGTCTTTGCGCGGGCCGCAGGTGTTGCTCTTCAACCTTGA
- the dtd gene encoding D-aminoacyl-tRNA deacylase yields the protein MKAVLQRVTSASVEVDGLVVGRIQQGLMVLLGVAKGDAESDVRYVVDKIRTLRIFSDEQGKMNRSLADVGGAVLLVSQFTLLGRTSNGRRPSFDDAAPSDLAKGLYEQVVTRLRESGTMVETGIFAAHMQVTLVNDGPVTFVLDSREGGFSRLKI from the coding sequence ATGAAGGCGGTTCTGCAGCGTGTCACCAGTGCCTCGGTTGAGGTCGATGGACTGGTCGTCGGTCGAATCCAGCAAGGCTTGATGGTGTTGCTGGGTGTCGCGAAAGGTGATGCCGAGTCCGACGTACGCTACGTGGTTGACAAGATCAGGACCCTCCGCATTTTCTCCGACGAACAGGGGAAGATGAATCGATCGCTGGCCGACGTGGGCGGCGCGGTGTTGTTGGTCTCTCAATTCACCCTCTTGGGCCGGACGAGCAATGGCCGCCGCCCGAGTTTTGATGACGCGGCCCCTTCTGATCTGGCAAAGGGACTCTATGAACAGGTCGTAACTAGACTGCGAGAGAGCGGAACGATGGTTGAAACAGGGATCTTTGCGGCGCATATGCAGGTGACTTTGGTCAACGATGGGCCGGTGACATTTGTGCTGGATAGTCGGGAAGGAGGCTTCTCGCGCCTCAAGATCTGA
- a CDS encoding methylated-DNA--[protein]-cysteine S-methyltransferase: MMFRSPWGWMGVAESSKGIQAIVLPKRSERAVEADLRAQSNGPLQRGESARLDMARRQLLDYLAGTRHTFDVPLDLSQGTVFQRQVWRVLLRVPHGKLRSYQWVAARVGGPQYARAVGNAVGANPIPIVIPCHRIVSQDATLGGFSGGLSMKRKLLSLEGTLVQLQRGRA; encoded by the coding sequence ATGATGTTTAGATCACCCTGGGGGTGGATGGGGGTCGCGGAGTCTTCAAAAGGAATTCAAGCCATCGTCTTGCCGAAACGGTCAGAACGGGCGGTGGAGGCTGACCTCAGAGCCCAGTCAAACGGTCCACTACAGCGAGGCGAGTCTGCACGACTGGATATGGCTCGTCGTCAGCTACTCGACTATCTTGCAGGCACGCGACACACCTTTGACGTGCCGCTCGATCTGTCGCAAGGGACGGTGTTCCAGCGGCAGGTCTGGCGGGTGCTTCTCCGTGTGCCGCACGGCAAGCTGCGTTCGTATCAATGGGTCGCCGCGCGTGTGGGTGGACCACAGTATGCCCGTGCGGTCGGTAACGCGGTTGGTGCGAACCCGATTCCAATTGTGATTCCTTGTCATCGGATTGTCTCCCAGGATGCCACGCTTGGAGGGTTCTCGGGAGGACTCTCGATGAAACGCAAGCTACTCTCTCTTGAAGGAACCCTGGTTCAACTCCAGCGAGGCCGGGCCTGA
- the murJ gene encoding murein biosynthesis integral membrane protein MurJ: MSEPTAFPTPSPQQQDENQSVIKSAGIIGVATFSSRILGFIRDMVIARLFGATPAADAFFVAYRIPNLLRELFAEGSMSAAFIPVFTEYHTLKSKQDAWELASAAFTTLLTIVTGITLIGILGSAGIVWLLAPGFHDDPTRLEMTTMLTRIMFPYLIFISLAALAMGVLNSLRAFAAPAFSPVFFNLFIIGCAVFLAPTMPEPIIGVAIGVVAGGAAQFAMQLPGLKSRGMLFGFKFNPGHPGVRKIGRLMIPSLLGLSVTQINITVSTILGSFFAGGPTYLFYGMRLIQFPLGIFGVALVTAILPTLSAQAARGALDELRTTLGFGLRMIIFIMLPAMVGLIVLRTPIVHLVFEHGTFTAHDTAETALAVLCYSVGLWAFGGVRIIVSAFYSLKDTTTPVISATIAVVANILFSLVLMSRLGAAGLALATALAAMVNGGILVAVLNRRLGGVDWFSVLRSAGRVGIGCVPIIAACWWVANAQIWAQPDDWVAKSAMLFVGIGLSVGGYLGVHALFRSEELGILWGMVRRKLGRFAK; the protein is encoded by the coding sequence ATGTCAGAGCCGACCGCCTTCCCCACTCCTTCACCCCAACAGCAGGACGAGAATCAATCAGTCATCAAATCGGCCGGCATCATCGGGGTCGCCACTTTTTCCAGCCGCATCCTTGGGTTTATCCGAGACATGGTTATCGCACGACTCTTTGGTGCGACTCCCGCTGCGGATGCGTTTTTTGTCGCCTATCGTATCCCGAATCTGCTCCGTGAGCTCTTTGCGGAGGGCTCCATGTCCGCCGCGTTTATTCCTGTGTTCACCGAATATCACACCCTCAAGTCGAAGCAGGACGCGTGGGAGTTGGCGAGCGCCGCGTTCACGACACTGCTGACTATCGTCACGGGCATTACGCTCATCGGGATTCTGGGATCGGCGGGCATTGTGTGGCTTTTGGCGCCGGGATTTCATGATGATCCAACCCGGCTGGAAATGACGACGATGCTCACCCGCATCATGTTCCCCTATCTCATTTTTATCAGCTTGGCGGCTCTGGCCATGGGCGTGCTCAACTCATTACGGGCCTTTGCAGCTCCGGCGTTTTCTCCCGTCTTTTTTAATCTGTTCATTATCGGGTGCGCGGTGTTTCTTGCGCCCACCATGCCGGAGCCCATCATCGGTGTTGCGATTGGTGTGGTGGCCGGTGGTGCCGCGCAATTTGCCATGCAACTGCCGGGACTCAAGTCGCGTGGGATGTTGTTCGGGTTCAAGTTTAACCCCGGCCACCCCGGTGTGCGAAAGATCGGCCGACTGATGATTCCATCATTGCTCGGACTGTCGGTGACGCAGATCAATATCACGGTGAGCACGATACTGGGGTCGTTCTTTGCTGGTGGGCCGACCTATTTGTTTTACGGTATGAGGTTGATCCAATTCCCTCTGGGCATCTTTGGCGTGGCGTTGGTCACCGCCATCCTGCCGACCTTGTCGGCGCAAGCAGCGCGAGGTGCACTGGATGAACTGCGCACGACGCTTGGGTTTGGACTCCGCATGATCATCTTCATCATGTTGCCGGCCATGGTGGGGTTGATTGTGTTACGGACTCCAATCGTGCACCTGGTGTTTGAACATGGCACCTTTACGGCACACGATACCGCTGAAACAGCCCTTGCGGTGCTCTGCTATTCTGTCGGGTTATGGGCGTTCGGGGGAGTGCGCATCATCGTCTCAGCCTTCTATTCGCTGAAGGACACGACGACGCCGGTGATCTCAGCGACTATTGCGGTCGTGGCCAATATTCTGTTCTCATTGGTCTTGATGTCGCGCTTGGGGGCGGCCGGGCTTGCACTCGCCACGGCCCTGGCGGCGATGGTCAATGGCGGAATCCTTGTGGCCGTGCTGAATCGGAGACTCGGCGGTGTCGACTGGTTTTCAGTGCTCCGTTCGGCTGGTCGGGTAGGGATTGGCTGTGTGCCGATCATAGCGGCTTGCTGGTGGGTCGCCAACGCGCAGATTTGGGCCCAACCCGACGATTGGGTCGCGAAATCCGCGATGCTGTTCGTCGGCATTGGACTGAGTGTAGGCGGATATCTGGGCGTCCATGCCTTATTTCGGTCTGAGGAACTGGGGATCCTCTGGGGGATGGTGCGCAGAAAGCTCGGGCGTTTCGCGAAATAG